In the Oncorhynchus keta strain PuntledgeMale-10-30-2019 chromosome 14, Oket_V2, whole genome shotgun sequence genome, one interval contains:
- the LOC118378435 gene encoding DNA-binding protein RFX7-like isoform X5, producing the protein MLRCRDGAKFPPGVKTPLPSSAFAPTAEAHSFQSQVKTLPSPSIDAKQQLQRKIQKKQQEQMLHSPLPGEAQARRADGGTPGVGSITCRSPALLSPHPTIGIMVAAVPSPITVQRSRQLMSPSPVGTSEGKILPVNFQVVTQSMQPVKCPKTPQNIPASPVGDRSARHRYAQILPKPSATSAINLRSPPTLLITNSPIKTVMQPTPHISSVNVVKMTTISLAPNCSTTTTLTNTTLRPASAGMGSTVALEESRPSPRARSGSAAPILSPLARSGRATTTPTIDIKMMEGEAIREGSPALGASRLTMAQEAAGGQRAGGAVPRAASVPMPHTKGSLGLEAMAGTKCNIKSSLSNNPVAATAGSNNNTNNESTLYLTVSNQNTSTTLSPNGGTVATSLIASKSPRKRPGIGPEFYPMPVKRVFISQQPLGGSDGYRHGIGAGVKKLPRAGTPVRPESAPAIGKVTVKLNSTVPTRILSLSDSPIGTRGFQTVVKPQNSVQRRDTLTTMDTSSLGNVSAPAGHARIQHQPHMTGNMQSMPNSSALLEQSTVSDLRNTMWVGGQLEGGKQQQQQAYAQQITDHKQASTPVMEPLAMMSQAPASSQLSMQTDMDYFHFNDDDMTQDSIVEELVQMEEQMKLNSSLQAFGADVTVQGHQSVIQGNMMSSNQTVTPYYQSVHSSTTPVHTPTPTLTPTSEMMGGGQGLTRESPCSRMAPTTPVDSALGSSRHTPIGTPHSNCSGSVPPSPVECRNPFAFTPINSSITGYHDGSIVSSSPVKPMQRPMATHPDKAKLEWMNNGYNNSGGNSINGISILPSYQDLVDDHFRKPHAFAIPGQSYQSQTRHYGRLTPISPVQQQAASMANLNKQEGFAVPAPLDNKATSTSSAGGTFRCRSVSPAVRQRNLSGNQGLQNIPRTVVSPFTSPVIPEMINIFANSHGDVSVSSMAQRSQSVPVNVMMQTEVLPMQGQTNSKKITNVLLSKMDGDSDDAVRGLGINNLPSNYTARMNLTQILETTPSFSSSANHQTLTSNAPNAYEFQKPGYLMKNSRNEQMSLSAGDSQAQSATGEEQHQQSQPMLLAQKLQQQQLDFSTTVKDLLADGSLTPGNRLVRQVSELNAVGSDFRLTSDLSSSINDLNNLDTNLLFDPNQQQGQYEDSTLEELKNDPLFQQICSETANSNGFDWLESKDQPTVGLMG; encoded by the exons atgcttcgctgtagggatggtgccaagtttcctccag GAGTTAAAACGCCACTCCCATCCTCAGCATTTGCACCCACAGCTGAAGCCCACTCCTTCCAGTCCCAAGTGAAGACCCTGCCCTCTCCCTCCATCGATGCCAAGCAGCAGCTCCAGCGGAAGATCCAGAAGAAGCAGCAGGAGCAGATGCTGCACTCCCCCCTCCCCGGAGAGGCTCAGGCCAGGCGGGCTGACGGGGGCACGCCTGGGGTCGGCTCCATTACATGTAGAAGCCCAGCCCTGctctccccacatcccaccattgGCATTATGGTAGCTGCAGTCCCCAGCCCCATCACG GTCCAAAGGAGCAGGCAGCTGATGTCCCCCAGTCCTGTGGGAACTTCGGAGGGCAAGATTCTGCCTGTCAACTTCCAAGTGGTGACACAGTCAATGCAGCCTGTCAAGTGTCCCAAGACCCCTCAGAATATCCCAGCCAGCCCTGTTGGGGACCGCTCTGCCCGGCACCGGTATGCCCAGATCCTGCCTAAACCCTCAGCCACCAGCGCCATCAACCTGCGCTCGCCCCCCACCCTGCTCATCACCAACAGCCCCATCAAGACTGTGATGCAGCCCACACCCCACATCAGCTCTGTCAACGTGGTCAAGATGACTACCATATCCCTGGCTCCCAACTGCAGTACTACAACCACCCTAACCAACACCACCTTAAGGCCTGCCTCTGCTGGCATGGGCAGCACTGTAGCCCTGGAGGAGAGCAGACCCAGCCCACGGGCCAGGAGTGGGTCTGCGGCCCCCATCCTGTCCCCCTTAGCCAGGTCAGGCCGGGCCACCACCACCCCTACCATCGACATCAAGATGATGGAGGGTGAAGCCATACGTGAGGGCAGTCCGGCCCTGGGTGCTAGCAGGCTTACTATGGCTCAGGAAGCTGCAGGGGGGCAGAGGGCTGGAGGAGCTGTACCAAGGGCTGCCAGTGTGCCCATGCCTCACACTAAAGGCTCCCTGGGACTGGAGGCAATGGCTGGAACCAAATGCAACATAAAGTCCTCTTTGAGCAACAACCCTGTGGCAGCTACAGCTGGTAGCAATAATAACACCAATAACGAAAGCACTTTGTATTTGACGGTCTCCAATCAGAATACCAGCACCACTCTGTCACCAAATGGCGGCACTGTTGCCACATCACTCATCGCCTCCAAGAGCCCCAGGAAGCGCCCAGGCATCGGCCCAGAGTTTTATCCCATGCCTGTCAAAAGGGTCTTTATCTCCCAGCAGCCTCTTGGGGGTTCCGATGGTTACAGACATGGGATTGGTGCAGGAGTGAAGAAACTCCCCAGGGCAGGAACCCCGGTCAGACCTGAAAGTGCACCAGCCATCGGTAAAGTTACTGTGAAACTGAACTCCACTGTCCCAACTCGAATCCTGTCACTCTCTGATTCCCCCATCGGAACCAGAGGCTTCCAGACTGTTGTCAAGCCACAGAACTCCGTGCAGAGAAGAGACACTCTGACCACCATGGACACTAGCAGCCTCGGCAACGTTAGTGCCCCGGCTGGTCATGCACGAATTCAGCACCAGCCGCACATGACGGGTAACATGCAATCCATGCCCAACAGCTCTGCCCTACTGGAGCAGTCTACTGTGAGTGACCTAAGGAACACCATGTGGGTCGGGGGCCAGCTGGAGGGAGGtaaacaacagcagcagcaggcctACGCCCAGCAGATCACAGACCACAAGCAGGCATCCACACCGGTCATGGAGCCCCTGGCCATGATGAGCCAGGCCCCAGCCTCGAGCCAGCTCTCCATGCAGACAGACATGGACTACTTCCATTTCAATGATGACGATATGACCCAGGACAGCATTGTGGAGGAGCTGGTGCAGATGGAGGAGCAGATGAAGCTCAACAGCAGTCTGCAGGCCTTCGGAGCTGATGTGACGGTGCAAGGCCATCAGTCTGTAATACAGGGCAACATGATGTCCTCCAACCAGACAGTGACCCCTTACTACCAATCAGTACACAGCAGCACCACCCCtgtccacacccccaccccaactcTCACACCCACCTCTGAGATGATGGGAGGAGGCCAGGGCCTGACTAGGGAGAGCCCCTGCTCCCGCATGGCCCCCACCACCCCAGTGGACAGTGCCCTGGGGAGCAGCCGACACACCCCCATCGGCACTCCACACTCCAACTGCAGCGGCAGCGTGCCCCCCAGCCCTGTGGAGTGCAGGAACCCCTTTGCCTTCACTCCCATTAACTCCAGCATTACAGGCTACCACGACGGCAGCATTGTCTCCAGCAGCCCCGTCAAGCCCATGCAGAGGCCCATGGCTACTCACCCAGACAAGGCCAAACTGGAGTGGATGAACAATGGTTACAACAACAGCGGGGGGAACTCCATCAACGGCATCAGTATCCTCCCCAGCTATCAGGACCTGGTCGACGACCACTTCCGAAAGCCCCATGCCTTCGCCATCCCTGGCCAGTCCTATCAGTCTCAGACGAGGCACTACGGCCGCCTGACACCCATCTCTCCGGTGCAGCAGCAGGCAGCCAGTATGGCCAACCTGAACAAGCAGGAGGGCTTTGCTGTGCCCGCCCCTCTGGACAACAAGGCCACCAGCACATCCTCGGCAGGCGGGACCTTCCGCTGTCGTAGTGTGAGCCCTGCCGTGCGACAGCGAAACCTGAGTGGCAACCAGGGCCTGCAGAACATCCCCCGAACAGTGGTGTCCCCCTTCACCTCCCCCGTAATCCCCGAGATGATCAACATCTTCGCCAACAGCCATGGGGACGTCAGCGTCAGCAGCATGGCACAGAGGAGCCAGTCTGTGCCTGTCAATGTGATGATGCAGACGGAGGTGCTGCCCATGCAGGGCCAGACCAACAGCAAGAAGATCACCAACGTGCTCCTAAGCAAGATGGACGGGGACAGTGACGACGCAGTGCGGGGCCTGGGAATCAACAACCTGCCGTCCAACTACACAGCCCGCATGAACCTCACCCAGATCTTAGAGACCACGCCCAGCTTTTCCAGCAGTGCCAACCACCAGACTCTGACTTCCAACGCTCCGAATGCGTACGAGTTTCAGAAGCCAGGTTACCTCATGAAGAACTCTAGGAACGAACAGATGAGTCTCTCAGCAGGTGACAGCCAAGCACAATCAGCTACTGGAGAAGAGCAGCATCAGCAGAGCCAGCCTATGCTGCTGGCCCAGAAACTTCAACAGCAGCAGCTAGATTTCAGCACCACCGTTAAAGACCTCTTAGCGGACGGGAGCCTTACTCCTGGCAATCGGCTCGTGAGGCAGGTGTCAGAACTCAACGCTGTGGGGTCTGATTTTCGACTGACCTCTGATCTTTCCAGTAGCATCAATGACCTGAACAATTTGGACACAAACCTTCTGTTTGACCCCAATCAGCAGCAGGGACAATATGAAGATTCTACACTGGAGGAACTGAAGAATGATCCGCTGTTCCAGCAGATTTGCAGCGAGACTGCGAATTCCAATGGATTTGATTGGCTGGAAAGTAAAGACCAGCCCACAGTTGGGTTAATGGGTTAA